TTTCTCAATGCAAAGATTCACTTTTGTGTCTTTGGACAGGCACGTGATGAGCTGGGGCACTGATTCTGCTCATGGCCAAGTGTTGTGAAACGCACACATTTCATGTGGCAATCGGTTTGCCAcaatagctctatttgaaagtGAATATGACCTTGATAATTCATGGATTCGACATaaataattcataaattcatgTATAAATTTGCCACATATGGACTTTTAGTAAGAATCTAGGCACCAAACAACACAACTTGAGATCATGCCTGTGTACTTGGGTAAGAGTAAGGTTATGCACAAGCAACAACAATGCATgcacatgcaaaaaaaaaaaaaaatctgtccTTATCATTGCAGCATAAGATGAATGGTAAGAATTTAACCATTGCAAATTGTTGGCCAACAAGATTTATACCTGAGTTTGAATTGAAACTATCATGATTTCCCCTATGTCAAGTTTGGGAAGGTGCATTttagaagattttttttaaaaaattattattttttttttttttttgcttttttgtttttacttttgttttctatAATTTCAAGTGAAGGATATGATGGTTAAAAGTAAAAGGTCTGAGCAGGAAGTGTTGTTGGTAGTTATGAtatgattttaggaaaaaaagAAGAGAGCCCTTGTCCTTGCACAAGTGTTTGCATTGTGACTGTCGCAAACTCTTCTACAACAATGGGTTGAATGAAAAGGCGCGGGTAgcattttaaaatgaaatgctgACCTAGACTTCTCCCTACATTGTCCCTTTAGCCCTATACTGGGGTAACTATCAGCTGCCACCATGCTTCCTGCGGTGATCAAACCTTAATGCTGATCCTTTTACTATGCTTGTCATTTCTCTCCCCTCTCCCCCCAAAAGacaaaaaaagaagagaaaaagattaTCAGATGCATTTTTTCTGCCTATACAATATCAGTTGTTGACTACAATAtctctattttattttagatTTAGTATGCTAATTACTTGAAATCTCTCGGAATTTCTATAATGTGGGATATTAAATGGCAAATAAACTTTGttaatcttgaatttgaattgcTATTTCTTTTAGCTTGTAATGtgtaatttgaattaattttgggTTTGAATTCCTGATGTAGCATTTTAATGACCAACACCATTGATTATATGTTTCTGATGGTGTAAATGTGTGTAGATGTCCAGTTCTAGTAAATGGCCTGATGACACAATCATGAGACAGTAGGAAAGATATTTGGGATTATACTGAAGAGTATTGTGCTGTCAGCAGCAATTAAAAAATCCTCAGGAGGCATGTGTTGTGCTCTCCAATTTCCAATGCTTTGAATTTGTGAAAAGTAACATCACAATGTTTGAGAACTCTCTTTAACAAAGCACATTATGTGTTTGTAGCAATgcttcataaattttttttaaaaaaaatttggcaatAAATTTACTCTAGCGTTGGTAGTAGCCCATAGGATACAGACTGCGATTATACAGTCATGGCAGCCAAAATTGGTATTTTAGAATTGGATAGAATGTATTTTGACTTTATGCTTGGAGGGGGCCggatttagatttgtattggATCTAGGCAAAATGTAAACAAAATTATgctgaaatttatccaaatccaaggtctgaaATCCGTACACCAGCTGCAGATAAGTGTATATTTCTGAAGTAATTCAATTTGTTTTTGAAGGGAATTAATGTGTAGCTTCTTCTTTTACTGATATTGAGTGTAGGTCTCTTGGTTTAGTTTGTGCCTTCGTGAGTTAGAGAGATGTCCGTGTGTATGTTGATGAAATGTCATTATGATGCAGTACAAAAAAACACAGAGATTGACAATTGACAAAGTTGGGAAATGGGATCTGAAGCCTTGCAAGCTGCTAAGGTTTATCGCCACCTTCTAAGAGCCATCAGAAAACATATTGGTGAGGAAGGCAGCAAGAGGCATTTTAGGGACTTTGTAACAAAAGAGTTCCGGAAGAATGGTGAGGTCTCAGACCTGTCATCCATGCATCAAAAACTGAAGCTTGCTCATGATTATGCTTTTCTGCTCAATAGCGTTCACCACCATAAGGTATAACCACTATAGATCTTTCTACTTCAATAAACTCGAACAACAAcgaaaaaaccaagccttaagtctcactaggtggggttggctatatgaatcctttttcgccaattttggtaaggattcatatcatagtgatctgacaaattttatgctggctgtaatctacctaatgcaaccctcctcctttacccgggcttgggaccggctgtgtgtggaaaaattaggacattaagtgtaTCACAGGTGGAGTTACTTCAATAGATTCCAACATTTAtggaaattaaattttttaatgtatAAAAACAATGATCGTGTTTATTTGGATATTGATTTCCAGTATAATAAGAATTTGGATTTTGAGTCATATGTTTGGGGCCTATATGTTTCTGCTATCTTAGACCTAGCACACATCTGATCATCCATTCCCTTGAAACCCTGAAATGAATTGTCAACTGTTTCAGTTTTCAAAATGGAATTAAAACTGATCCATTCAATGTGACATCTACCTGAAGACTGCCTAgctttttttagggttttttttttaccttttttttgtGGTCAGATGAGAAGTATTATCACTCATATCCTTCTCAATCATCAGAATAACCTTCCTAGGGAGCCTGTGGGGCGACAACACCATAGTTACTCTTCCCAGCTTGTTAGAAAATCTTGCAAATAATAatcatttttgttttgtttttttttttttttttttgggggggggggggtggtgggtgGTTACCCCTAATGACATCTTTCGATTCAAATACAGTATGACAGGCAATATGCTGTCATAGGTTTTTGTAGGACCCCCTCCTCCTCAAGAACCAATGCCAACTGCCAAGTGTAGCCTAGCCAGACAAGCCTGTGAGCTAAACATGGACATTACCTTTGGTTGATACATAACCTAATCTCTGTCCTCAAAGCCACATGGGAATAACCCCATACCATGAAGCAACCAACCCTGGTTGACTGGCCAAAAGATCAATTGTACAATTTTTTCTTTGTATACTACTTACTCCATAATGAGAAACTcagttgctttttttttttttttcacctccTTTGCATTACTTTACAGTGGGGAACTCAGCTGCCAATGTCTCATGTCTTTAGCTATATGCTTCCATCTTCAAAGGGGGAGCAGAGCACTTACTCAGTTTATTCTTAATTCTTGGGTTTTAAGTCTTCAAGCCAACTTTTAAGAGTTTTATTCATGTTGCAATCTTCTGCAGCACTGTGCTCTCCCACCATCATATCTCAGGATTCCACTTAATCTTCTCTTCTCTTTAGTGCAACTATCCTCATCCATCAGATGTAATCCATCAATCCAATCATTGCTTATTTTGTCAGAATCTTCTATAACTTTGATACTGTGTATTCTCTCATTTGAATGTTGAGCATAACTATGTTGATGAAACTCTGTCACGGAAGACAAATAATTGCTATATGTTCTGTTGTTTCTTCTCAAATCACAGTGTGCAATTGCTGCTAACCTTATCAAAGTTCTGATATCCTCGTCAGTATATGCTGATGCTGTTCAAGTTTCATTTCATCATTCCCGTGCTAAGGAAGCATTCTTTAGGGTTTGGAATAAGATGGAATTTGGTAGCTTTGTTTGTGAATGGCAACCAATTTGATTAAAGTACCAGTGTGTTATTTGGTGTATTTGTGTGTATTGTTTTCATGGGAATTCTAGGCATTGTTGAATATATAGCCATTGTTGCTGTTTTTATCTTCTCTGTGTCCCCTCCTAGCAGCAAGAAGGGGCTAATTATTTGGGAAGGAATTTGGCAATGATATTCTGAGCACCTTAATTTATTTAAGTTTGGTGGACTCTGCAGGACTTACTATTCTCTTACAACATTGCTGTGGATAGATCAGAAGAAATGAAAAGAACTCTGGGAAAATCTGCTGCAAGTGTGGGTCTTCAGCTCCCTGAAGCTTATCAGCCTTGATGGGCCCAAGATTTTTCAGTTCCTCTGTCATGGAATTTTTGTTTTGCAGAATTGAAAattcttctctctccctctctctctctctcttaggtaGCATGCCATTATTTAGAATTCTATAGCTTGAACCTAATGAACTCATAAGTAACAGATGACTCATTTTCCTTTCATCTGACTCTTTTGTTAGAGAAAAATCTTAGGTTCAAATGTACTGTTAAGATTTTGGTAATCTGGGTTTGGAGTGTAATTACACATCCAAGTTATTTTATAGCTTTTCAAGCTCTTGGTTGTGCCCCAACACGGGAAGAAATGAAGGACCTCTTACTTATGCAGGAGACCCTGccattatattatatatatgctGTCGTCCTTTTAATTCACCTTCTTATGCATTACAATACTTTCGACAGAAGAGAGAGCACAATTTTGTATTATTTGACTTCGAATGTTAGTGCATTATAATTTCATTCTATTTTAGCCTAGGCTCCAACAACAACAAtatggtgattgaaaattttCTGACTTCTCCATTTATAATCTTTATGCTAGTCATTAGTCCATGGTAGATATctttaatgacatcaatatacctattaCATACACATTTTTTCTCTAAAATTCACCTTAAAACTTTCATAgatatatcatatgctttctctaggttaaTAAATATCATAAGCAAGGCCTTTTACCTAAATTTTTTCATTATCTTAAAAGAAATATAGCTTTTGTAGTAGATTTTTCAagcataaaatcaaattaatttCTGGAGACCTTTGTTTATAAGCTTAATCTTTGTTTAATTATCCTTTCTCATAATTTCAGGGTATTATTACAAGTTTActtcacgatagttattataattttgaatatttttattttagccTAGTTTCCAAAGTATAAAAATTGACATTAGGACTTTGGATTATCAATGGGGTTCATTCGGTTTAGCTAATTTAGTTTAATTTCAGTTGATTGacattttttattgaaatttttcaaaatatactcAATTAATGGGGGAGTTACTAACAAAATCTTTTAGCTAGATTTGATTAACAAAAATTTTAcaataaatgatttaatttgattaattaatttaaattttttattgtattgaCAATCAAAATTTTGGTTCTTTTAAAACTTTCATAAATTGATGGAATTAAGTGAACTAACTGAAACGGGCATCCCATCCCACATGTTCGGCTGAGCCCAGCCTCGGATGAGCAAATAGCCAAGATCTTAACACTTAAATCAGTCAGAAACTGAGTAGGGCCGCAGCTGCACTCTTCTACGAGGCACCACGTGTATGCCACGTGGCGTCCTCGGCTCCACGATCTCCTGCGCAGCCGACACCTGTCCTTTAACTGTTACCGCTTCTTCGCTTCAGGATTCAATATAAATATAGAGAGGCGTGGTGAGAAATGAACAAAAGGCAGGCCCTCATCTGTTCTATATTTACGGTCTGCTCCCCCAAATATTCCAAATTTAGGAAAAAGAGAGGCAGACACAGCGAGTGTGGTGTGGGGAAGGATTGAATGGGATCGGAAACGTTTCTGGAAGTAATACTAGCAATACTGCTTCCCCCTGTGGGCGTCTTCCTCCGCTATGGCTGCGGGgtaatcctctctctctctctctctctctctcatccttttttttttttttttttttaagaaataagagatcgagttgttcattctattattatgttttttcagttattgttgatgattattatttaataattaggAATTGTAATTTGATAATGAATGCAGGTGGAGTTTTGGATAGACTTGCTGCTGACGATACTGGGATACATTCCGGGGATTATCTATGCAATTTATGTTATAGTTGGATagtatactctctctctctctctctccctaaaaaaaataatttgatgaGAATGGAATGGATGAGGTGTTgaagatgtggtttaatatatatacataatttgaACATCCGGGTGGATGGATGGTTGGTTCTTTCTTCTTAAGTTTACCCTCTGATCAGTGTAATTATATGACATGACATGAGATGATGCGTAATTCATGTTTCGGTCAATTGTGAATTGAAGCAAAACGTTCATTTCCTTTTGCATCTTTCAATCTTCGTgctgttttaaatttatttgttGGGGAAATATATACATAATGAAATGAAAATCtaaatgccttttttttttttttttaacaaaaaaataatattaatttatgaACGAATGGATAGAGCGATTGGAAGGCAAGTCTGCGAtggttgtttatttttatttttattttttgttactTTAGTATAGTTTTTTTCGCATCTAATTTTAACTTTATTTTCCTTCACATGCCCTCCATGTAATCATTTTCTTTTCGGGTGTAGAAGTTCTTATATTTTGCGTTTTATAATTTCAtcttcaaattgattttaaagaTCTTTTGCGgtcaagaaaagaaaaataagagtatttcaatttttaatattttgttgTCAAGAAAAAAGTGGATAAATattgaattaataaataaaattaaaattttatttatatttttaatattttgtatatttttttaattatattaaaatatttttttattttaatgatatttgacataaaaataaaatagtgaaaaatataattaatataattaactGGTACTGCACTTTCCTTTCATGacaggttatgcggcccgtaggttaGACCTAGCATATAACCGGTCGACTATAGTTAAGTCAAACTAAGTAGTAAGTATAATTATGCCAACCCGATACCCGAAATTCTGCATCGGAGAGTACTACCTAGGTCTCCAATAGAATATCCAATACCAACACTTTCTCTAAGAAGTGTAATTGCATTATTTTCCaatgtatagctacggtaccgtgctcataacataacatcatattcACATGACTCTCATATATGATAATTTACATCacaaaattaaaatcataattcattttcataaaactgtataaaatatAAACTGTTCGTAATTTTGTGGAATATCTGTCATATACTGTTTACTAATATCAATCCCCGATCGTCAATCATAACCCGATCCCCAATTATCATATCTAATCTCGGCTCATAGCCGtaacaattcaatatttcacaaaacTTGTTCATTCATGTCAATTAAAATtgtattcatgccacacaatttttcacctgataaatcataaataaataaactgcttGAGAAAATAAACATTACTGAAAATAGAGATATGAGTATCTacaagttgttattttactaaaatgTAGATACATAATTAAGTACAAGAAAGGCGCAGATAATCAATCCTACCGCCTTTGGTTCGTATTAAAACGTGCCTATGGTTTGAAACTCCAAATTTTTAATCGATGAACGTTCAGAAAGTCCAAAactttaatccaaaaatataatatttgaatttaatcggttagttttgaaaataaaatatttaatcaaatcctAGGTACGAAAACCTAGGAAAAGTCATAactacatatatataaacatatctagTATTTCAATCGGTTAAAACTTGTAAAAGtaattgacataatataatccccttacctgattcctgaaaacgATCTAGAACTCTCAGAAACCGAAACCCTAACTTTTGGAGCGGGGCTTAAAAACGAGATCCCACAAGccaggaggagggagagagaatcaAGGAGTACTCGCGAGTGATCCGGGGAactctgagagagagagagttttcccCCAGCAAAAGTGTGATTAAGAATGAGTTTTATGAGAGTTTTAGCataaaaatcatgtattgcttgaatgGATTCTTCATTAcaaggaaggtatttatagacctttttaaggaaaagtttcctcatttaacataaaacatttaggtaacttttaaaaaaatattaaattatataattaatttttgaaaatcttccatttaggtaactttttaaaaaatattaaattatataattaatttttgaaaatctttcatttaggtaactttttaaaaaatattaaattatagaattaatttttgaaaaattctccgcaagtttgaaattcaaaaattctccgcagagtcagtcggctgactcactcgacATCACTCGACGGTCACTAGTTAGTCGGCTAGTCGGCTGGGCAgttatctctttaaatattttctattttttatatctttaaaatctagtttacttaaaaaacttaattatgacttttcaaaaacatgttcaagattatttttttttaagtgccggtttctaagtttttgtatcttaaggaacttcacatatctaaatagtgatgacttgaaatacttacaaatatctttctaaATATGATCTCCTTAATTATTAAGTCTTGTaacctcttgaggttcagtcttcaCTTCAAGGTCTACTTGTtctttaagctcttcatgtatcttttatttcttcaatgttctgaaaagctttcatttgattgactttaatTTTTAGCTTACTTCTATGATtaatcgtgagtgtccttttacttataCCTGAATTAAAATCACTTAACAACGCATGTTAAAAATCCTTcattttattatcatcaaaataagattgaaaaactcagttaggccaatattttatttatttatttattattttattttattttatttttctgttcgGATTACTATAGAACGCTACTGAGTATGAATACATTAGATACCTGTGATTCGTCTCATGACATAGCTTGTATTCTAACCCAAAGGAAATGTTTAATTGTTAACGAACAAGATATTGAGGAATTGAACACATATAAAATCATAATGGCTGAAATGGGCCTAAGACAATTTTTTGTTAAAATAAAAGCATAAGTGATGTGGTTTATTCAAGTATCAAAGTTGtttgttttattaaaaaaagaaaacaatgaacttttatgaaataatttttttagacaTATGTCAATTGTCACAACCAGCtcattttcacacacacacacacacacacacacatatatatatatatatatatatattataacatcaaatcataaaatcaatactacatatctCACAATCCTGCTCAGCAAGTcatcatccacctggacccatgggtattagggatataacagaacatataacagaagcctatgcagcagaaagtataaaattatatacatctcatcataatgtgcataacacatactagagtactacaaacactatctctcaatatatatatacatcccacaAATAAATCTAGGAACAATTctcacaaaaatctaactgtccctaccaagacTCACCCTTCCAACAAGGGCAGATAATTgctctatatcagcggggcttttctcgctctcctatttGGAGCTCctgaaaattttatgaaatttaggggtgagacacctctcagtaagggaaataaactaatactagtgtatgacaatatgagtattttgtgttctacatataccatacataacatattcaatactgtttatcaaatatgggaaaacataagtacatcaaacatggcagaacatactgcatttcataagcatatctcatctcatatcataataataatataaaacatcTTTGGTAGGTTAggtggctgttgtcatgtattacccccacatgactgggttgtgtggcccgaaggcgggacccgacaatggttggccgaccactgctaagtcaatagtctagtctgtaggtccgatgggtctacccaaactGATCCGTACACTAGGgacgataacaacacacttcttgaaaataaccaaatcttccatccaatctcacaccactccgtacagcggcgttaacacaaatatcatgatcacgaagaccatggacacatagcaacggtactgtgcaagtgctagtctaaaccaagccaaacaagttctgatatcatatagatatactaaaaccgtgatacataaatatctcatataatttattttcacatcaatcatatcatttcacatatatacgtgtatcatgaaaatcatcgccccgtacgccggtattacacattttatcataactcagctcgtacgccagctacacatagcacagcccgtacgctggtaaaccATAATCACATAgtacggcccgtatgccggcaaatcatatctcatagcacggcccgtacccCGGAAAAttacatcacatagcacggcccgtacgccggcaaatcacagtcacatagcacggctcgtacaccggcaaatcacataaaaaatctcggcccgtacaccggttttccatcataaaaatctgtatcatccacattcccataaaatagtatttcacaacatttttactcatgccacaccacagatttttcacatattcaacatacgatcattttcacagtattttgcaaatataaaacatatatataaacatatacatttccataaatcaaatgataaatatatacatacatatatatatatatatatatatatatatatatatataagcattttctcaaaaacaacaactagcttagtttatccccttacctagtttttgGACAGCTCTTAAGAAAGTCTTCCCCGcccccgcaggattcctaactcaataccctgaaaatgaaatccaCAAGAACTAAAGTTtcgtattttcgtacgtacaatattttctataactatcactaagtcaaattaggcttaaaagcattacctcaacttagggaggATTCCCAACGTTTCCAATCAATACctctggaaacgaaaactctcagcattaaactttaatattttaacgcataaaacacttttctcaactatcacaaatccaaaaattgagtattAAGCCTTACCCTGgctttgggatggtttccaccttccTTTCACCGATGATTCGCTCCAGTAGATTCGGAGAGAACtccactaggagcgtcgtggtgactttggattgtcgatccgacgaagatctggcccgaaatcgacgaaagaatgagagagaaccgaaggggagagagagagaaaagagttagcttcttaaagaagcttaaaTCCAGATTTTCGTATAAataaaacaggggatttcgtcgacgagcccattcaTTGTctacgagtccttcacaaattccgtcgacgagaccctgtattcgtccaTGAAATTTAGGCTACCTAGGaacccctctcgatattttctcatcgacaaaatcctgtgtttgtcgatgaattctcttaagccttcgtcgacgaaccccctgtattcgtcgacgaccTCTTTCTATTTTCATTCTTCATTcccctattttattatttaaatacccttctaaattcgggtcattacatcaaTTGTCTCAATTGCTGTAACTCTAAAAAATTCTTTTGTATTGATTCAAAAGAATAAGAGTCGACTCATGGCTTTGTGAGCATTCGTCCATTTACATCATCTCTATTAAGAATGAATATAGACTttataaaacaatatatatatatatatgtatatatatatatatattgtaaattaaGCATAAAtagatttaaaaattataatttatatttgatttgtttGAGTGATAAATTAAAATTAGGTAATTCTTTCTTATCATATCTTTTCTCATTTCAATATTAAAGTTCCAAAAAGAGACACTGAATTTCCCTAGATTGGTTTTATGAATCATTCAAATATTGAATGATTAGATAGGGATTTTTTcttatgaattaaaataattttttttattataaagtaaaaattttaaaataacaacaCAGAAAAAACATGTGTGTAATACTAATAAATGTatgaataattatttttattatttgctcaataatttaaattttgatattgtaACTAGGGTTATATTAGTTGGAAGTTTTTTTTGTAAAACAATTTatacatttaaaaatttttgaatttatagTTTGGTAAACATTACATTCAATTtagatatataatataatttgacaattattaaatttatatttaccTATTGAtgatacaaaaaaatatatatatatttttcaatgctattaaaattttgaattacaaaattaagtaaataatattattttaattagtttggagcataaatttttaattttaaaaaaatataatttatttttatatgtttaaATAAAATTACATTAAGTTTTGTTCAAATTCATGTCACTAGTATTAAAGATATACTTTGTAAAAATTTTAGTAAAATTCAGCTAGTGtattttgttgttttattttttttaaaacaaattccCAACCGTCAGATGCATATCGCGTGGTGTGCAAAAAGAATTTGGATGTCCCCGGGGACCGTGTTGCAAAATCCTGAAGGCAACCCTAATTTTCCGATTCAAACAGCTCAACCAGCTCAGATTCGGTATATATACTACAAGCAGAAAGCTTCCGTAGGGGTTGGCTGCCCCTCTCTCCCATCCTTCTGCGCGAGTGTGCTTCTCCAGCTGAAGAACAACTTCAATCAATAACCATGGGGTAGCTCTCTCACGCCCTTTCTTTGATCTGAATTTACAGggtttaatttaatttctatatatatatgttatcaaTGAATCTGTCTGGCGTCATTTTCGATTGGATTTAATGGACGGTCGTGACTATTGAGTTCATATGTTTCGACGGGAAATGGTTTCCTGCAACTGTTTCCCTCTCCCTTTTGGAGGCCTATCTAGATCAAAAATCTTACTTGAAGGTTGAGGTGCACTTGCATTGTGTATTATGTTAGCTTGGGCAGAATACGTAGCTACGTGTTTTCCATTTATTGTTTCTTGCCTCCTATGTTTTGAGGGAAAAATGTATTTCTCTACACTGGGTGCTTGAAGCTATGAAGGTGTTTTTAGTATTAATGCACCAAACGTGACGTTTTTAATCATTTTTCTCTgcttaaatttttcaaatttgtaaGATCCAGATTGATTAAAGCACAGTAGTGACGATTTAACCTCATATTTGGACACTGACAAACCACTTTAGTGACGTTAGGAATCATTtttactgtgtgtgtgtgtgtgtgtgtgtgtatttgatCCCATCAAATATTCATCTTCACAGCCCTCAATTCACAAAAGCTTCCACCTTATTCTAAAAAGAATGCCCCACTCCCAATTAACCCACATTTTTTTGTGCATCAGATTTCCATGAACGTGTCAACTCTTGCCACAAATTTTTTTGACA
This region of Malania oleifera isolate guangnan ecotype guangnan chromosome 10, ASM2987363v1, whole genome shotgun sequence genomic DNA includes:
- the LOC131167096 gene encoding uncharacterized protein LOC131167096; amino-acid sequence: MGSEALQAAKVYRHLLRAIRKHIGEEGSKRHFRDFVTKEFRKNGEVSDLSSMHQKLKLAHDYAFLLNSVHHHKDLLFSYNIAVDRSEEMKRTLGKSAASVGLQLPEAYQP
- the LOC131167097 gene encoding salt stress-induced hydrophobic peptide ESI3 — translated: MGSETFLEVILAILLPPVGVFLRYGCGVEFWIDLLLTILGYIPGIIYAIYVIVG